The genomic stretch CGCCAGCAGCAGCTTCACGGCAAACTTCTGGCCGAATTGCTCGGTTAAACAGCACTTCCCAAAACCGCTGCAAGGGCTTTACATTGGCACTTGCAGCGCGTTGAAGAGCTTGGTTAAAAAATCAGCGCTTCCCTAATCGCTGGTGATTTTTTAAACTGTTGAGTCCGCTCGCCCAACCGGGCAGCGCGCATATTGCATTCGCTCCGAGGAATACCATGGCCCGCGTAACCGTTGAAGACTGCCTAGAACACGTGGAAAACCGCTTTGAGCTGGTCATGCTCTCTACCAAGCGTGCCCGTCAACTGGCCACCGGCGGCAAAGAGCCACTGGTCCAGTGGGAAAACGACAAGCCTACCGTTGTCGCCCTGCGTGAAATCGCCGAAGGCCTGATGAGCTACGAGTTCATCGCCAATGCTGAAATCGTCGAAGACGAACCGCTGTTCGCAGCGTTCGAGGACGAGTCCAACGAGGCCGTCTAAGCCTATGCCTGGTCGACGTAGCACGGCGCGGGATCACAGCCATCGGCAGGAGTCATCATGCCGAGCATAGACGCCCTCGCCGATCGCTTATCGACCTACCTCGGCAATGACCAGGTCAACCTGGTCCGCCGAGCGTATTTCTACGCCGAACAAGCCCACGACGGCCAACGCCGCCGCAGTGGCGAGGCGTACGTCACGCATCCTCTTGCCGTGGCCAATATTCTTGCCGACATGCACATGGACCATCAGAGCCTGATGGCGGCAATGCTGCATGACGTGATCGAAGACACCGGTATTGCCAAGGAAGCGCTGCAAGCGCAGTTCGGCGAAACCGTGGCCGAATTGGTCGATGGGGTCAGCAAACTGACCCAGATGAATTTCGAGACCAAGGCTGAGGCC from Pseudomonas sp. S04 encodes the following:
- the rpoZ gene encoding DNA-directed RNA polymerase subunit omega translates to MARVTVEDCLEHVENRFELVMLSTKRARQLATGGKEPLVQWENDKPTVVALREIAEGLMSYEFIANAEIVEDEPLFAAFEDESNEAV